The following are encoded together in the Flavihumibacter fluvii genome:
- a CDS encoding NADH-quinone oxidoreductase subunit J family protein — translation MSAAAITFYLISAFILGAGILAVTTEKIFRSAIWLLFSLIGIAALYFWMQVEFIAALQIIVYVGGIVVLIIFSIFLTQGSGNKMKPPTVKRNMYAILSAIFGCAFTINLIRGYGFRETATGPFEVKVADIGERMLSLTDYGYVLPFELVSMLLLAAMIGCIVIAMKQPDPVKKEEIS, via the coding sequence ATGAGTGCAGCCGCCATAACTTTTTACCTGATCTCCGCCTTTATACTGGGTGCCGGTATTTTGGCCGTCACTACCGAGAAGATCTTTCGTTCCGCTATCTGGTTATTGTTCTCACTGATAGGTATTGCCGCTTTGTACTTTTGGATGCAGGTCGAATTCATCGCCGCCCTGCAGATCATTGTATATGTTGGCGGCATTGTGGTGCTGATCATCTTTTCCATATTTCTTACCCAGGGCTCGGGAAATAAGATGAAGCCCCCCACGGTAAAACGGAATATGTATGCCATCCTCAGCGCAATATTTGGCTGCGCGTTTACCATCAACCTTATTCGTGGATATGGTTTCCGGGAAACCGCTACCGGCCCTTTTGAGGTAAAGGTGGCAGATATCGGCGAGCGGATGTTAAGCCTGACAGACTATGGGTATGTATTGCCATTTGAACTGGTGAGCATGCTTTTACTGGCCGCCATGATCGGCTGTATCGTGATCGCAATGAAACAACCGGACCCGGTTAAAAAGGAGGAAATATCATGA
- a CDS encoding multiheme c-type cytochrome, with protein MGRIFFLNTMSFVAVNKRFFGVLALIGAAMFLFSTCVSRQAEEIDPVIILPDSNRLVGSKSCQSCHADIYRNFLATAHNKTSKPGLKKYILGSFEKDKSTYVFNATDGVIMAENDSGLYQANFINRKLDKAYKFDIVIGSGARGQSYLYWSGNRLFQLPISYFTQTDSWSNSPGYPEDFAMFSRGIPSECMGCHSSYIKDISDPAKKYDEFDRNQIVYGINCEKCHGAGGKHVDFHTQNPAEKQAKFIVNAAKLSQRQQLDACGVCHSGINNEMTLPLGFHTGDTIYHQPEIASDSIVKPDVHGNQYGLLVKSKCFRVSGTITCSTCHNAHNQERGNLALFSQRCMSCHTPEKGHFCTMAPEAGKENLVSNCIDCHMPTRESKFLNVKVYGEAKHKPAVLRTHQIAIYPEDAKKMQQFMKAAKK; from the coding sequence ACACTATGTCTTTTGTTGCCGTGAATAAGCGCTTCTTTGGTGTATTGGCCCTGATTGGCGCTGCGATGTTTTTATTTTCCACCTGTGTGAGCAGGCAGGCTGAAGAAATTGATCCGGTGATCATCCTGCCGGATAGCAACCGCCTGGTGGGATCCAAATCCTGCCAATCCTGCCACGCAGATATTTACCGGAATTTTTTAGCCACCGCACATAATAAAACATCCAAACCCGGACTCAAAAAATACATCCTCGGCAGTTTTGAAAAAGACAAGAGCACCTATGTGTTCAATGCCACGGATGGCGTGATAATGGCTGAAAACGACAGCGGGCTTTACCAGGCTAATTTCATCAACAGGAAGCTGGACAAGGCTTATAAGTTCGACATTGTGATTGGTTCCGGAGCACGCGGACAATCTTACCTCTACTGGTCGGGCAACCGCTTGTTCCAGTTACCCATTTCCTATTTTACCCAAACTGATTCCTGGTCCAATAGTCCGGGTTACCCCGAAGACTTTGCGATGTTCAGTCGTGGTATCCCCAGTGAATGTATGGGCTGCCATAGCTCGTACATTAAAGACATTTCCGATCCTGCAAAAAAATACGACGAATTCGACCGCAACCAGATCGTTTACGGCATCAACTGTGAGAAATGCCACGGTGCGGGCGGGAAGCACGTGGACTTCCATACCCAAAACCCGGCAGAAAAGCAGGCGAAATTCATCGTGAATGCAGCAAAACTCAGCCAGCGGCAACAATTGGATGCCTGTGGGGTTTGCCATTCCGGGATTAACAATGAAATGACCCTGCCCCTGGGTTTCCACACAGGCGATACCATCTACCACCAGCCGGAAATTGCATCAGACTCCATTGTAAAGCCTGATGTGCATGGCAACCAATATGGCCTCCTGGTCAAAAGCAAATGTTTCCGGGTGAGTGGCACCATCACCTGTTCTACCTGCCACAATGCCCATAACCAGGAGCGGGGGAACCTTGCCCTTTTTTCACAACGCTGCATGAGTTGCCATACGCCCGAAAAAGGACATTTCTGTACCATGGCCCCCGAAGCCGGAAAAGAAAACCTCGTCAGTAATTGTATCGATTGCCATATGCCCACCAGGGAATCGAAGTTCCTGAATGTGAAAGTATATGGTGAGGCCAAACATAAACCCGCGGTATTGCGTACGCACCAGATCGCCATCTATCCCGAAGACGCCAAAAAAATGCAGCAGTTCATGAAGGCTGCTAAGAAATAA
- a CDS encoding complex I subunit 4 family protein: MNLNLLILVPLLTATGILFCRGLKQVRSLSLAGALVQLVLSFVLLISFLKERAAGNKAPMLFEYKQAWFTSLNINYHIGVDGISIAMILLTAFVVVAGVLVSWTVETMSREFFFLLLFLSLGAYGYFISLDLFTLFFFLEISVIPKFLLIGIWGSGKKEYSAMKLALMLMGGSALLFVGLAGLYFNTAAAGGGYTFDLMEIAARKIPVDAQMIFFPFVFLGFGIFTAIFPFHTWVPDGHASAPTAASMFLAGISMKLGGYGCLRVASFLMPEGAAAYSWVIILLATIAIIYGAFATMMQTDLKYINAYSSVSHCGFVLLGIGMLTQTSIVGAVLQMVSHGLMTALFFAVIGMIYTRTHTRQVAQLGGLLKVMPFISSVFVIAGLCSLGLPGLSGFVAEMTVFMGSWQNPDQGYRFATILACASIVVTAVYILRATGQTVMGPVTTAHQQLGDAAWYERTAAVLLVAGILVIGLLPFWLIELVQPGSALIMSKFLP; this comes from the coding sequence ATGAACCTAAACCTTCTCATCCTTGTGCCGCTGCTCACTGCAACAGGCATCCTGTTTTGCAGGGGTTTGAAACAGGTACGATCCCTTTCCCTGGCGGGCGCACTGGTGCAGCTGGTACTCAGCTTCGTGCTGCTCATCAGCTTCCTCAAAGAAAGGGCTGCTGGCAATAAGGCACCTATGTTGTTTGAATACAAGCAGGCCTGGTTCACGAGCCTGAACATCAATTACCATATCGGCGTTGATGGCATTTCTATTGCCATGATCTTACTCACAGCCTTTGTAGTGGTGGCCGGCGTGCTGGTGTCCTGGACCGTCGAAACCATGAGCCGGGAGTTTTTCTTTTTATTGCTCTTCCTCAGCCTGGGTGCTTATGGCTATTTCATTTCACTGGATCTCTTTACCCTCTTCTTCTTCCTGGAGATCTCAGTGATCCCGAAATTCCTGCTGATCGGCATCTGGGGCAGCGGGAAAAAAGAATACAGTGCCATGAAACTGGCCCTGATGTTAATGGGTGGGTCGGCCTTGTTATTTGTTGGTCTGGCCGGACTCTACTTCAATACAGCTGCTGCAGGCGGCGGTTATACTTTTGACCTCATGGAAATTGCCGCGAGAAAAATTCCCGTGGATGCGCAAATGATCTTTTTCCCTTTTGTATTCCTGGGCTTCGGCATCTTTACGGCGATATTCCCTTTCCACACCTGGGTGCCCGATGGCCACGCCTCCGCACCAACAGCGGCTTCGATGTTCCTTGCCGGTATTTCCATGAAACTGGGTGGCTATGGCTGCCTCCGGGTGGCCAGCTTCCTGATGCCGGAAGGCGCCGCTGCATATTCCTGGGTCATCATCCTGCTGGCTACTATCGCTATTATTTATGGCGCTTTCGCCACCATGATGCAGACCGACCTCAAATACATTAACGCCTATTCTTCGGTGAGCCACTGCGGTTTTGTGTTATTGGGTATTGGTATGCTGACGCAAACATCCATCGTCGGTGCCGTGCTGCAAATGGTGTCACATGGACTGATGACCGCACTTTTCTTTGCCGTAATAGGTATGATCTATACGCGCACACACACAAGGCAGGTGGCCCAGTTGGGTGGCCTGCTGAAAGTGATGCCTTTTATCTCCTCGGTTTTTGTAATTGCCGGTTTATGCTCGCTGGGCTTACCCGGACTGAGTGGCTTTGTGGCTGAAATGACGGTCTTCATGGGGTCCTGGCAAAACCCGGATCAAGGGTACCGTTTTGCGACCATCCTGGCCTGCGCGTCAATTGTTGTAACGGCCGTGTATATCCTCAGGGCCACCGGGCAAACAGTGATGGGGCCAGTTACCACTGCACACCAGCAATTGGGCGATGCTGCCTGGTATGAAAGGACAGCTGCCGTATTACTGGTTGCCGGCATCCTGGTCATCGGCCTGCTTCCATTCTGGCTTATTGAACTGGTGCAGCCAGGCTCCGCATTAATCATGTCAAAATTCTTACCCTAA
- a CDS encoding NADH-quinone oxidoreductase subunit A, whose amino-acid sequence MGSASLIALTIAAIVFAAGGILTARLLVKGSDNPQKGQAYECGIPTAGSPWNQFNIGYYLFALIFLIFDVELIFLYPWAVVVKKMGLVALAEIIVFLYILFMGLLYAHKKGALKWM is encoded by the coding sequence ATGGGCTCCGCTTCACTGATTGCATTGACCATTGCCGCCATTGTGTTTGCTGCCGGCGGTATACTTACAGCAAGGCTGTTGGTAAAGGGTTCTGATAATCCACAGAAAGGCCAGGCCTACGAATGTGGTATCCCTACCGCAGGTTCACCCTGGAACCAGTTCAATATCGGTTATTACCTTTTTGCCCTCATCTTCCTGATTTTTGACGTGGAACTCATTTTCCTCTACCCATGGGCGGTAGTCGTAAAGAAAATGGGACTGGTTGCTTTAGCAGAGATCATCGTTTTCCTCTATATATTATTCATGGGCTTATTATATGCCCATAAAAAGGGAGCCCTAAAATGGATGTAA
- the nuoL gene encoding NADH-quinone oxidoreductase subunit L — MLNVAYIAAIPLLPLACFVVLGLFGKKYLQGVAGMMGTLSLAISTILSLLVAYQYFFVYGKVDGTYQQIIPLKLTWLQFSPALSIDLGILLDPISVMMIVVVSFVSLMVHLFSLWYMKGEERFATYFAFLSLFTFSMLGLVLSSNIFQIYIFWELVGVSSFLLIGYYYNKSSAVAAAKKAFIVTRFADFGFLVGILVLAYYSNTLDFGTLIARLADGQSAESQSIHAASFMGVSALTWALALVFAGGAGKSAMFPLHIWLPDAMEGPTPVSALIHAATMVVAGVYLVARLFPLFSLDPAVLALVRYTGVISACIAAIIACTQTDIKRVLAFSTMSQIGYMMFALGLSPEGGDNNLGYTASMFHLFTHAFFKSLLFLGAGAIIHFVHSNDLRDMGGLRKLMPLTHISFLIACLAIAGIPPFAGFFSKETFLMAVYASSKPLFIIAILASALTAFYMFRLYFSIFWSKAADQGHHHGEGNIWMKIPLVVLALCSLLAGFLPFSEFVTASGKPIETHIHLDFSVAPVLGSLLGIVLAAWLYKTANEKPAKLAASFGGLYQAAYKKFYIDEVYLFITKKIIFNLVGRPAAWFDRNIVDGTMNLLANTTAGLSALVKGWQSGQVQRYAMYFFGGILAMGVLFIYLWK, encoded by the coding sequence ATGTTAAACGTTGCGTATATAGCTGCTATTCCCCTTTTGCCACTGGCCTGTTTTGTGGTGCTGGGCCTCTTTGGCAAAAAATATTTGCAGGGCGTGGCGGGCATGATGGGTACTTTGTCGCTGGCGATTTCCACCATCCTTTCTTTACTGGTGGCCTACCAGTATTTTTTTGTGTATGGAAAGGTGGACGGCACCTACCAGCAAATTATCCCGTTGAAATTAACCTGGTTGCAATTCAGTCCGGCTTTATCCATCGACCTCGGAATTTTACTCGATCCTATATCTGTAATGATGATCGTGGTAGTGAGTTTTGTTTCCCTGATGGTACACCTTTTTAGTTTGTGGTATATGAAAGGGGAGGAACGGTTTGCGACCTATTTCGCCTTCCTTTCACTCTTCACTTTCTCGATGCTTGGACTGGTGCTGTCCTCCAACATTTTCCAGATCTATATTTTCTGGGAACTGGTAGGCGTATCCTCCTTTTTACTCATTGGCTATTATTACAATAAATCATCGGCAGTGGCTGCTGCAAAGAAAGCATTCATTGTTACGCGGTTTGCTGATTTCGGCTTCCTGGTCGGCATCCTGGTACTGGCCTATTACAGCAATACATTGGATTTTGGCACGCTGATCGCAAGGCTGGCTGATGGCCAGTCCGCCGAATCACAATCGATCCATGCCGCAAGTTTTATGGGAGTTTCTGCCCTCACCTGGGCACTGGCCTTAGTATTTGCAGGTGGTGCCGGAAAGTCGGCCATGTTCCCCCTGCACATCTGGTTGCCTGACGCGATGGAAGGCCCAACCCCGGTGTCGGCACTGATCCACGCGGCAACCATGGTGGTGGCCGGAGTTTACCTTGTGGCGCGGCTCTTCCCCTTATTCAGTCTCGACCCTGCTGTACTGGCACTGGTCCGTTATACCGGTGTGATTTCCGCCTGTATTGCCGCGATCATTGCCTGCACCCAGACCGATATTAAAAGGGTGCTGGCCTTTTCCACCATGTCGCAGATCGGCTACATGATGTTTGCGCTGGGACTCTCCCCGGAGGGCGGCGATAATAACCTGGGTTATACGGCTTCCATGTTCCACCTCTTTACCCATGCTTTCTTCAAATCTTTATTGTTCCTGGGTGCAGGAGCGATCATCCATTTTGTGCACAGCAATGACCTGCGGGATATGGGCGGACTCCGGAAATTAATGCCACTCACCCATATCAGTTTTTTAATAGCCTGCCTGGCCATTGCCGGTATTCCCCCTTTTGCAGGTTTCTTTAGTAAGGAAACCTTTTTGATGGCGGTCTATGCATCGAGTAAGCCGCTTTTTATTATAGCCATCCTGGCTAGTGCGCTCACCGCATTTTATATGTTCCGCTTGTATTTTTCCATATTCTGGAGCAAGGCTGCTGATCAGGGTCACCACCATGGCGAAGGGAACATATGGATGAAGATTCCTTTGGTGGTATTGGCATTATGTTCCCTGCTGGCCGGGTTCCTGCCTTTTTCCGAATTTGTAACTGCGAGCGGCAAACCCATAGAAACACATATCCACCTGGACTTCTCGGTGGCGCCTGTTTTGGGGTCCCTCCTGGGAATTGTCCTGGCTGCCTGGCTATATAAAACAGCGAATGAAAAACCCGCTAAACTGGCCGCTTCATTTGGTGGACTCTACCAGGCGGCGTATAAAAAATTCTATATCGATGAAGTGTACCTTTTCATCACGAAAAAAATAATTTTTAACCTGGTGGGCAGGCCGGCGGCATGGTTCGACAGGAATATCGTGGACGGCACGATGAACCTGCTGGCCAATACAACAGCAGGCCTTTCGGCTTTGGTGAAAGGCTGGCAATCCGGCCAGGTGCAGCGATACGCCATGTATTTCTTTGGTGGCATTCTCGCAATGGGTGTATTATTCATTTACCTGTGGAAATAA
- a CDS encoding NADH-quinone oxidoreductase subunit C, protein MTPEIFKEYIAQVLPTATFDESGEWLNVLIAPADWKPFAQTLRQSEHNFNYLFCLTCIDWKTHLTMVYHLSSTGHRQTIVVKANLDPANPEIDTVSDIWRTAEFHEREVYDLFGVKFRGHPDLRRLILTDDFVGYPLRKDFEDPVNMIKL, encoded by the coding sequence ATGACACCGGAAATTTTCAAGGAATATATCGCCCAGGTCCTGCCCACCGCTACATTCGATGAAAGCGGTGAATGGCTGAATGTGCTGATCGCTCCTGCGGACTGGAAACCTTTTGCCCAAACCCTCAGGCAGTCGGAGCATAATTTTAATTACCTGTTCTGCCTCACCTGCATCGATTGGAAAACGCACCTTACCATGGTGTACCATCTATCGTCTACTGGTCACCGCCAGACGATAGTAGTGAAAGCCAATCTCGATCCTGCCAATCCGGAAATCGATACCGTATCGGATATCTGGCGCACAGCCGAATTCCATGAACGCGAAGTATATGACCTGTTTGGTGTGAAGTTCAGGGGGCATCCGGACCTCCGGCGGCTGATCCTGACCGATGATTTTGTAGGCTACCCCTTGCGAAAAGATTTTGAAGACCCGGTAAATATGATCAAACTGTAA
- the nuoK gene encoding NADH-quinone oxidoreductase subunit NuoK — protein sequence MNEIPLTHILFVSTALFFIGMYGLFTRRNLITMLMSVELLLNSVNINFVAFNKYLYPQNLEGVFFTMFIITIAAAEAAVAIAIIINLYRNHQSIDVEDATDMKY from the coding sequence ATGAACGAGATTCCATTGACACATATCCTTTTTGTGAGTACAGCTTTGTTTTTCATTGGCATGTACGGATTGTTCACACGCCGCAACCTCATTACAATGCTCATGTCTGTTGAGTTGCTGCTGAATAGTGTGAACATCAATTTTGTGGCCTTCAACAAGTATCTCTATCCGCAAAACCTGGAAGGCGTATTTTTTACCATGTTTATCATCACCATAGCTGCGGCAGAAGCCGCTGTGGCGATTGCCATCATAATCAACCTGTACCGGAACCACCAGTCCATTGATGTGGAAGATGCCACTGACATGAAATATTAA
- a CDS encoding NADH-quinone oxidoreductase subunit B — protein sequence MDVREEIREKTKDFPGEVHPVPGGGIMLSSFDDIVNWARSNSLWPLTFATSCCGIEMMSVASSKYDFSRFGFEVARATPRQADVIIIAGTIVNKMAPVLKRLYDQMADPKYVIAMGACAISGGPFFYNTYSVVKGADHIIPVDVYIPGCPPRPEALLHALIALQEKIKSGLTRDQIRGEKPQP from the coding sequence ATGGATGTAAGAGAAGAGATCCGTGAAAAAACGAAGGACTTCCCCGGGGAAGTACACCCGGTGCCTGGCGGTGGCATCATGCTCAGCAGTTTTGATGATATCGTGAACTGGGCGAGGTCCAACTCCTTATGGCCACTGACCTTTGCCACCAGTTGCTGTGGCATTGAAATGATGTCGGTGGCTTCGTCCAAATATGATTTTTCCCGGTTCGGGTTTGAAGTGGCCCGCGCCACACCCCGGCAGGCCGATGTGATCATTATTGCCGGTACCATCGTCAACAAGATGGCGCCGGTGCTGAAGCGGCTCTATGACCAGATGGCCGATCCGAAATATGTGATCGCCATGGGTGCCTGTGCCATCAGCGGCGGGCCCTTCTTCTATAATACGTATTCTGTGGTGAAAGGTGCCGACCATATCATCCCGGTGGATGTATATATCCCGGGCTGTCCGCCAAGGCCGGAGGCGCTTTTACACGCGCTGATCGCCTTACAGGAAAAGATCAAGAGCGGCCTCACCCGGGACCAGATCCGCGGAGAAAAACCCCAGCCATGA
- a CDS encoding 4Fe-4S binding protein produces MFIKDYIKDVYNAVRSLLTGMKTTGKYFIRPGEIITQQYPENREQLHLPERFKGEVVMIHDENNEHACTGCTACELACPNATIKIITKFDITPEGKKKKALDTFVYHLELCTLCNLCIIACPTDAIKMAQTFEHSVYDRSQLTKKLNQPGSKIKEGVE; encoded by the coding sequence ATGTTTATAAAAGATTATATAAAGGATGTGTACAACGCGGTGCGGTCATTGTTAACCGGTATGAAGACGACCGGGAAATATTTTATCCGCCCGGGCGAGATCATTACCCAGCAATATCCCGAGAACCGCGAACAGCTGCATCTTCCGGAAAGGTTCAAGGGTGAAGTGGTGATGATCCACGATGAAAATAATGAACATGCCTGTACAGGTTGTACCGCATGCGAACTGGCTTGTCCCAATGCCACCATTAAGATCATCACCAAATTTGATATCACACCAGAAGGCAAAAAGAAAAAGGCGCTCGACACATTCGTCTACCATTTGGAATTGTGCACACTTTGTAATTTGTGTATTATCGCCTGTCCGACAGATGCCATCAAAATGGCGCAGACTTTTGAGCACAGTGTGTATGACCGCAGCCAGCTGACCAAAAAGCTGAACCAGCCCGGATCAAAAATAAAGGAGGGTGTAGAATGA
- a CDS encoding NADH-quinone oxidoreductase subunit D: MYTETQIISTTTGNSVSDALDGTGELMINVGPQHPATHGVLHLVITLNGETIKKIEPHLGYIHRSIEKMCESLSYRQFIYVTSRMDYLSSHINNHACALTVEKGLQLEVPPRAQVIRVLMDELTRIASHELWWGAMAMDLGAFTPFFYAFRERETINDIMEETCGARLTMNYIGPGGVMYDIHPNFQKRVKSFIQLFKSKINEYDELVTGNIIFQNRMKNVGVLSKEDAISFGCTGPVARGSGVNCDIRKLFPYEIYDKLQFEEITETAGDSFSRYMVRIREMHQSISILEQLIDNIPEGDFQAKTKAVLKLPKGEFYTRVETARGELGVYIVSEGGTTPYRIKFRSPGFSNLSALDHMARGSKLGDLVAMMGTLDLVIPDIDR; encoded by the coding sequence ATGTACACCGAAACACAGATCATATCAACCACTACCGGCAATTCAGTATCGGATGCCCTCGACGGAACCGGGGAACTCATGATCAATGTAGGCCCGCAACACCCTGCTACGCATGGTGTATTGCACCTGGTGATCACACTGAACGGGGAGACCATCAAAAAAATTGAGCCACACCTTGGTTATATCCACCGCTCCATAGAGAAAATGTGCGAGAGCCTCAGTTACCGCCAATTCATTTATGTCACTAGCAGGATGGATTACCTGTCTTCGCATATCAATAACCACGCATGCGCCCTAACTGTAGAAAAAGGCCTGCAACTTGAAGTGCCCCCGCGGGCCCAGGTCATCAGGGTATTGATGGATGAACTCACCCGTATCGCTTCCCATGAACTCTGGTGGGGTGCGATGGCCATGGACCTCGGTGCCTTTACACCTTTCTTCTATGCCTTCCGGGAAAGGGAGACCATCAACGACATCATGGAAGAGACCTGCGGCGCCAGGCTGACCATGAATTATATTGGTCCGGGTGGTGTGATGTACGATATCCATCCCAATTTCCAGAAAAGGGTAAAGAGTTTCATCCAGCTCTTCAAGTCCAAGATCAACGAGTATGATGAACTGGTGACCGGCAATATCATTTTCCAGAACCGCATGAAAAACGTGGGTGTGCTATCAAAGGAGGATGCCATCTCCTTCGGCTGTACCGGACCGGTAGCCAGGGGCAGTGGGGTGAATTGTGATATCCGGAAACTCTTCCCGTATGAAATTTACGACAAGCTGCAATTTGAGGAGATCACGGAAACAGCCGGTGATTCATTTTCGCGGTACATGGTCCGCATCAGGGAGATGCACCAATCCATCAGCATACTGGAACAATTGATCGATAACATTCCTGAAGGAGATTTCCAGGCCAAGACAAAGGCCGTGCTGAAATTACCCAAAGGAGAATTTTATACGCGTGTGGAAACGGCCCGTGGGGAACTGGGCGTATATATCGTGAGTGAAGGTGGAACCACACCGTACAGGATCAAATTCAGGTCACCTGGATTTTCCAATTTGTCGGCGCTGGACCATATGGCCCGGGGCAGTAAACTGGGCGACCTGGTGGCTATGATGGGAACGCTCGACCTGGTGATTCCGGATATAGACCGATAA
- the nuoH gene encoding NADH-quinone oxidoreductase subunit NuoH gives MFSLEGLTNSVQQWLSAHFSATGVLLVESLIVIVLAITLFALLGLILVLMERKVAAHMQIRLGPNRVGPQGMFQTAADTMKLLMKEGLTPDGADKFLFNLAPFVVMIVAMLLLAPIAFAKNFQIWDINIGVLFVSSVSSISVIGILMAGWASNNKYSLLGAMRSGAQIVSYELSAGLSIISIVVLTGSLQLSDIVASQQNGWWLFKGHIPAVIAFVIFIIAVTAETNRAPFDMAEAESELTAGFHTEYSGMKFALFFLAEYINIFIVCAIGATLFLGGWMPLHFGNLQGFNHLMDYIPSSVWFFGKVFFLIFLIMWFRWTFPRLRIDQLLNLEWKYLLPISMVNLLVITVMAIMGWHF, from the coding sequence ATGTTCAGCTTAGAAGGACTGACCAATTCTGTACAACAATGGCTGTCTGCCCATTTCAGTGCAACAGGTGTGCTGCTGGTGGAAAGCCTGATCGTGATCGTATTGGCCATTACCTTGTTTGCCTTGCTTGGCCTCATCCTGGTGCTGATGGAAAGGAAAGTGGCGGCACATATGCAGATCCGGCTGGGGCCCAACCGCGTGGGACCGCAGGGCATGTTCCAGACTGCCGCCGATACGATGAAGCTGCTTATGAAAGAAGGACTCACGCCCGATGGTGCCGATAAGTTTTTATTTAACCTCGCGCCTTTCGTGGTGATGATCGTGGCCATGTTACTGTTAGCCCCGATCGCTTTCGCAAAAAACTTCCAGATCTGGGATATCAATATCGGGGTGCTCTTTGTTTCATCCGTGTCTTCGATTTCCGTTATTGGTATCCTGATGGCCGGGTGGGCCAGTAACAATAAATATTCTTTACTGGGTGCCATGCGCAGCGGCGCCCAGATCGTGAGTTATGAATTGTCCGCCGGCTTATCGATCATATCCATCGTGGTATTGACCGGAAGCCTGCAACTCTCCGATATTGTAGCCTCGCAACAGAACGGCTGGTGGTTGTTCAAGGGACATATACCGGCAGTCATTGCATTCGTCATTTTCATCATCGCCGTAACTGCTGAAACAAACCGGGCACCCTTTGATATGGCCGAAGCGGAATCTGAACTAACGGCGGGTTTTCATACGGAATATTCCGGGATGAAATTCGCGCTGTTCTTCCTGGCCGAGTATATCAATATTTTTATTGTTTGTGCCATTGGTGCCACGCTCTTCCTGGGTGGCTGGATGCCCCTCCATTTTGGTAACCTGCAGGGCTTTAACCACCTGATGGATTATATTCCTTCTTCTGTATGGTTTTTTGGGAAGGTGTTTTTCCTGATCTTTTTGATCATGTGGTTCCGGTGGACCTTCCCCAGGTTAAGGATCGATCAGTTGCTGAACCTGGAGTGGAAATATCTTTTGCCGATCAGTATGGTGAATTTATTGGTGATTACGGTGATGGCGATTATGGGCTGGCATTTTTGA